Part of the Polyangiaceae bacterium genome, CCGCTCCGGGACGTGACCGTCAGCGCGCCGGAGCCCGACGAGCCGGCGCCCAGCCGGCCGCTGCCGCCGCCACGCCCTCGAAGCGAGGGCGAAGACGTGCTTTGATCGGGGCGCGTTGTACTCGGACGTGCTCACGCGACTGCGCGAACGACGCGGGGTCTACGACTTCGAGTTCGACCGCGTCTACTCCGAGGAGCTCCAGCGCGTGTCCGCCTTCTTCTGGACGCCGGTCTCCGTGGCGGTGCGCGCGGCGGAGCTCTTGGTCCAGGGGCCCTCGACACGCGTGCTCGACGTCGGCTCGGGCGCGGGCAAGTTCTGCCTGGTCGGCGCCGCGGCGACCGGCGCCAGCTTCACCGGGGTCGAGCACCGCGAGCGCTTCGTGCGCGCGGCCAGCGCCTCGGCGCGCGCGCTCGGCCTCGAAAGCGTGAGCTTCATCCACGACAACTTCGATCGCGTGGACGTCTCCGCCTTCGACGCGCTCTACTTCTTCAACCCGTTCGAAGAGAACATCTGGTACCCGCACGATCAGATCGATCACTCCGTGGAGCTGTCGGAGGATCGCTACCTGACGGACATCGCGCGGGCCGAGCGCCTCTTGCACCGGGCCCGCGCGGGCACACGGGTGGCCACCTACCACGGCTTCGGCGGGGTGATGCCGAGCTCGTACCGCCTGGAGCTCGAGGAGCGACGCCACTCCGGCGTGCTGGCCCTGTGGGTGAAGGGCGGCGACGCAGCCTGAACTACTTCGCGAAGCACTCGCGCTTCGGCACGCGCACGCCGTGAGCGTCCACCGTGTAGGGCGGGTCGCAGGCCGGCTTGGGAGGCTTCGGCCTGGGCGCCCGGGGCGCGCGCGGCAACGGCAGCGCGGAGCCCTCCGGCGCAGCGCTCGGCGGGAGCTCCGGCGCCTCCGGAGACAGCGGGGGCGCGCTCGCGGTCGGCGCGTTCGGCGCGCTCGGGCTCGGCGGTGCCGGCGCGATCGCGTCCGGCTCACGCCCGAGCCGGGTCACCGCGACCACACCCAGGAGCAGCGCACCGAGCGCGAACGCCAGGAGCGGGAGCCCCCACACCAGCC contains:
- a CDS encoding methyltransferase domain-containing protein — encoded protein: MYSDVLTRLRERRGVYDFEFDRVYSEELQRVSAFFWTPVSVAVRAAELLVQGPSTRVLDVGSGAGKFCLVGAAATGASFTGVEHRERFVRAASASARALGLESVSFIHDNFDRVDVSAFDALYFFNPFEENIWYPHDQIDHSVELSEDRYLTDIARAERLLHRARAGTRVATYHGFGGVMPSSYRLELEERRHSGVLALWVKGGDAA